Proteins from a genomic interval of Cyclopterus lumpus isolate fCycLum1 chromosome 18, fCycLum1.pri, whole genome shotgun sequence:
- the ttc29 gene encoding tetratricopeptide repeat protein 29 isoform X1, which produces MKQKKQFLQTGPAQIISRSEILLFRNSLKLNICVELLQDGYHRSFSELFSLLTSDQDRRAAAEPGSDVRLQTPLDEQREKLETMSLHLRRAEQAENTSSWTVVCEQRLLLGLFFSSLEDFWLALHFFHSCAEREGGSSSGPATEALVCLAEVYLQRGELQRARQQAELCIRQADEDGWLDSNHRPLRLRARGTLWRICSRLADAQLEAADLDWALKLLHEGHEAAAGSEDKHLESEACYRLGLTYQSAGDHGTAKQFFNSCIQICSTLQDADGMGKSYKAMASEGNPHDQLQYLEKMADIYRSSGLKHGLADALLCLGNIYFKRSQYITACEFFRQSCELSFELEDPSLLQKAQVWLGCARARSLMRGHGADVEASSVAALRRLLTRKETRGPGPQALPLPGPHADE; this is translated from the exons atgaagcagaagaagcagttTCTCCAGACTGGACCGGCTCAGATTATCTCCAGGTCTGAGATCTTGCT gttCAGAAACAGTCTAAAGCTGAACATCTGTGTGGAGCTGCTTCAAGACGGCTATCAcag GTCGTTCTCGGAgctcttctctctgctgacctcAGATCAGGACCGGAGGGCGGCGGCTGAACCCGGTTCTGACGTCCGACTCCAGACCCCCCTAGACGAGCAGCGGGAGAAACTGGAGACCATGAGCCTGCACCTGAGACGGGCCGAGCAGGCGGAGAACACCt CCTCCTGGACTGTGGTGTGTGAGCAGCGTCTCCTTCTCggtctcttcttctcttctctggaGGACTTCTGGCTCGCTCTGCACTTCTTCCACAGCTGTGCAGAGCGAGAGGGGGGCAGCAGCTCGGGCCCGGCCACCGAGGCCCTGGTCTGCCTGGCCGAGGTCTACCTGCAgcgag GTGAGCTCCAGCGGGCGAGGCAGCAGGCGGAGCTCTGCATCCGGCAGGCGGACGAGGACGGCTGGCTGGACTCGAACCACCGGCCCCTGAGGCTCCGGGCCCGCGGGACCCTGTGGAGGATCTGCAGCCGGCTGGCCGACGCCCAGCTGGAGGCCGCAGACCTGGACTGGGCCCTGAAGCTGCTCCACGAGGGCCACGAAGCAGCTGCTGGGT CTGAAGACAAACACCTCGAATCAGAAGCCTGCTATCGACTTGGCCTGACCTATCAGAGCGCAGGAGACCACGGCACAGccaaacag TTCTTCAACTCCTGCATACAGATCTGCAGCACGCTGCAGGATGCAGACGGGATGGGAAAGTCCTACAAGGCTATggcaag TGAGGGAAACCCACACGACCAACTCCAGTATCTGGAGAAGATGGCCGACATCTACCGTAGCAGCGGGCTGAAGCACGGCCTGGCAGACGCCCTCCTGTGTCTGGGAAACATCTACTTCAagagg aGTCAGTACATCACAGCGTGTGAATTCTTCCGTCAGAGTTGTGAACTTTCCTTTGAACTTGAAGACCCGTCTCTGCTGCAGAAAGCTCAG GTGTGGTTGGGGTGCGCTCGTGCCCGTTCCCTGATGCGCGGACACGGCGCCGACGTGGAGGCGTCCTCGGTCGCCGCCCTGCGACGCCTGCTGACCCGGAAAGAGACCCGGGGACCCGGTCCACAGGCGCTTCCGCTTCCTGGTCCCCACGCTGAcgaataa
- the ttc29 gene encoding tetratricopeptide repeat protein 29 isoform X2, translated as MKQKKQFLQTGPAQIISRSEILLFRNSLKLNICVELLQDGYHRSFSELFSLLTSDQDRRAAAEPGSDVRLQTPLDEQREKLETMSLHLRRAEQAENTSSWTVVCEQRLLLGLFFSSLEDFWLALHFFHSCAEREGGSSSGPATEALVCLAEVYLQRGELQRARQQAELCIRQADEDGWLDSNHRPLRLRARGTLWRICSRLADAQLEAADLDWALKLLHEGHEAAAGSEDKHLESEACYRLGLTYQSAGDHGTAKQICSTLQDADGMGKSYKAMASEGNPHDQLQYLEKMADIYRSSGLKHGLADALLCLGNIYFKRSQYITACEFFRQSCELSFELEDPSLLQKAQVWLGCARARSLMRGHGADVEASSVAALRRLLTRKETRGPGPQALPLPGPHADE; from the exons atgaagcagaagaagcagttTCTCCAGACTGGACCGGCTCAGATTATCTCCAGGTCTGAGATCTTGCT gttCAGAAACAGTCTAAAGCTGAACATCTGTGTGGAGCTGCTTCAAGACGGCTATCAcag GTCGTTCTCGGAgctcttctctctgctgacctcAGATCAGGACCGGAGGGCGGCGGCTGAACCCGGTTCTGACGTCCGACTCCAGACCCCCCTAGACGAGCAGCGGGAGAAACTGGAGACCATGAGCCTGCACCTGAGACGGGCCGAGCAGGCGGAGAACACCt CCTCCTGGACTGTGGTGTGTGAGCAGCGTCTCCTTCTCggtctcttcttctcttctctggaGGACTTCTGGCTCGCTCTGCACTTCTTCCACAGCTGTGCAGAGCGAGAGGGGGGCAGCAGCTCGGGCCCGGCCACCGAGGCCCTGGTCTGCCTGGCCGAGGTCTACCTGCAgcgag GTGAGCTCCAGCGGGCGAGGCAGCAGGCGGAGCTCTGCATCCGGCAGGCGGACGAGGACGGCTGGCTGGACTCGAACCACCGGCCCCTGAGGCTCCGGGCCCGCGGGACCCTGTGGAGGATCTGCAGCCGGCTGGCCGACGCCCAGCTGGAGGCCGCAGACCTGGACTGGGCCCTGAAGCTGCTCCACGAGGGCCACGAAGCAGCTGCTGGGT CTGAAGACAAACACCTCGAATCAGAAGCCTGCTATCGACTTGGCCTGACCTATCAGAGCGCAGGAGACCACGGCACAGccaaacag ATCTGCAGCACGCTGCAGGATGCAGACGGGATGGGAAAGTCCTACAAGGCTATggcaag TGAGGGAAACCCACACGACCAACTCCAGTATCTGGAGAAGATGGCCGACATCTACCGTAGCAGCGGGCTGAAGCACGGCCTGGCAGACGCCCTCCTGTGTCTGGGAAACATCTACTTCAagagg aGTCAGTACATCACAGCGTGTGAATTCTTCCGTCAGAGTTGTGAACTTTCCTTTGAACTTGAAGACCCGTCTCTGCTGCAGAAAGCTCAG GTGTGGTTGGGGTGCGCTCGTGCCCGTTCCCTGATGCGCGGACACGGCGCCGACGTGGAGGCGTCCTCGGTCGCCGCCCTGCGACGCCTGCTGACCCGGAAAGAGACCCGGGGACCCGGTCCACAGGCGCTTCCGCTTCCTGGTCCCCACGCTGAcgaataa
- the slc10a7 gene encoding sodium/bile acid cotransporter 7, translating into MGLLARARKEWFIIGIVLVILSAKLEPSVGVRGGPLKPEVTITYVAVSLIFFNSGLSLKTEELTSALLHVRLHLFVQSFTLVFFPLVVWLLLKVLSLTAIDQWLLRGLQTVSCMPPPVSSAVILTKAVGGNEAAAIFNSAFGSFLGIVVTPVLLLLFLGSSSSVPFSSIFSQLSVTVVVPLILGQVCRGFLREHLERRKLPFGAVSSAVLLMIIYTTFCDTFSRPNIELDPTSLLLVVLIIFSIQLSFMLLTFAFSTRSGSGFSAADTVAIMFCSTHKSLTLGIPMLKIVFEGYEHLSLISVPLLIYHPAQILLGSVLVPSIRSWMTSRQKAVKPPTLQPV; encoded by the exons ATGGGCCTCCTGGCGAGGGCGCGGAAGGAGTGGTTCATCATCGGGATCGTGCTGGTCATCCTGTCCGCCAAGCTGGAGCCCAGCGTCGGCGTCCGAGGCG ggccGTTGAAACCGGAGGTCACCATCACCTACGTCGCCGTCTCGCTCATCTTCTTCAACAGCGGCCTGTCCCTGAAAACAGAG GAGCTGACCAGCGCGCTGCTCCACGTCCGGCTCCACCTCTTCGTCCAGTCCTTCACGCTCGTCTTCTTCCCGCTGGTCGTCTGGCTGCTGCTCAAAGTGCTTTCGCTCACCGCCATCGACCAATGGCTGCTCAgagg CTTACAGACGGTGAGCTGCATGCCCCCCCCGGTCTCTTCGGCGGTTATTCTCACCAAGGCTGTCGGCGGCAACGAG gCTGCTGCCATCTTCAACTCAGCGTTTGGAAGCTTCCTG GGCATCGTGGTGACtccggtgctgctgctgctgttt ctcggCTCGTCGTCCTCCGttcccttctcctccatcttctctcaGCTCTCCGTGACCGTGGTGGTCCCGCTGATCCTGGGTCAGGTGTGCCGCGGTTTCCTCAGGGAGCATCTGGAGCGCCGGAAGCTTCCGTTCGGCGCCGTCAGCAGCGCCGTCCTCCTCATGATCATCTACACCACCTTCTGTGACACCTTCAGCCGCCCCAACATAGAGCTGGACCCCACCAGCCTGCTGCTGGTGGTCCTCATCa TTTTCTCCATCCAGCTCAGCTTCATGCTGCTCACGTTTGCCTTTTCTACCAG GTCAGGATCAGGATTCAGCGCCGCAGACACTGTGGCCATCATGTTCTGCTCCACACACAAGTCTCTCACtctgg GTATCCCCATGTTGAAGATCGTGTTCGAGGGCTACGAGCACCTCTCTCTGATCTCGGTCCCTCTGCTGATCTACCACCCGGCTCAGATCCTGCTGGGCTCCGTCCTCGTGCCGAGCATCCGGAGCTGGATGACCAGCCGGcagaag